A single region of the Geovibrio ferrireducens genome encodes:
- a CDS encoding M20 metallopeptidase family protein has protein sequence MPADRIQPDQGLAVRLMDDLAVLAEPSFKEYQTTKYIVSFLEKNGITPSHIFDTGCYGTLDFGAEKTVAFRADIDALPANPEKTEYKHLCGHHHNMTALLLLLEAVQRSKTKPKVNIRYIFQPAEEIVSGAKFMIEQGCLDAVDCIFAAHAENEIPMGKSAVKSGPCMAGSHHIALTFTGRATHAAMPHLGNDTITAAADYVTKAQMIVSRLKDPTLPGLISFGSIHGGSADNIIPDKVELKGTFRYFHTEVKAVIEKGLKSLALSIEELYGVKIELDIKDGTHPVINDPSLAAFICELADAENLPRIPYDKLTLGGEDFSEYVRLVKGVFLWTGANEKGNHPPLHSGDFYVPMPTVTASADMWISLAYGIHKYFE, from the coding sequence ATGCCGGCAGACCGAATTCAGCCCGATCAGGGGCTCGCCGTAAGGCTAATGGACGATCTGGCTGTTCTTGCGGAACCGTCATTCAAAGAGTATCAGACAACAAAATACATAGTGTCATTTCTGGAGAAAAACGGGATAACTCCTTCCCATATTTTTGATACAGGCTGCTACGGCACTCTGGATTTCGGTGCTGAAAAAACAGTCGCCTTCAGGGCGGATATTGACGCGCTGCCTGCCAATCCCGAAAAAACCGAATATAAACACCTCTGCGGACATCACCATAATATGACTGCCCTTCTCCTGCTTCTGGAAGCTGTGCAGAGGAGCAAAACCAAACCGAAGGTAAACATACGCTATATCTTTCAGCCCGCGGAAGAGATAGTCAGCGGCGCTAAGTTTATGATAGAGCAGGGCTGCCTTGACGCTGTGGACTGTATCTTCGCCGCCCACGCCGAAAACGAGATCCCCATGGGGAAATCCGCTGTTAAATCAGGCCCCTGCATGGCCGGTTCCCACCATATAGCGCTCACCTTCACAGGCAGAGCCACCCACGCCGCCATGCCTCACCTCGGCAATGACACAATCACCGCCGCCGCGGACTATGTGACAAAGGCACAGATGATTGTCAGCCGTCTGAAAGACCCGACACTCCCCGGTCTCATATCCTTCGGGAGCATACACGGAGGAAGCGCAGACAACATTATCCCTGATAAGGTCGAGCTGAAAGGCACTTTCCGCTATTTCCATACGGAAGTGAAGGCGGTTATCGAAAAGGGGCTGAAATCCCTCGCACTGAGCATTGAAGAGCTTTACGGAGTTAAGATTGAGCTTGATATAAAGGACGGCACGCACCCAGTGATAAATGATCCTTCCCTTGCTGCGTTTATATGCGAACTTGCCGACGCTGAAAACCTTCCCCGCATACCCTATGATAAGCTCACCCTCGGCGGGGAGGACTTTTCCGAGTACGTGAGGCTTGTGAAAGGGGTTTTCCTCTGGACCGGGGCAAATGAGAAGGGGAACCATCCGCCGCTGCACAGCGGGGACTTCTACGTGCCTATGCCCACTGTCACAGCTTCGGCTGATATGTGGATCAGCCTTGCTTACGGCATACACAAGTATTTCGAATAA